ACCGCTTTGGATCACCAAGCACCTCCCTCGGGCAGGTACGGGGATCCCACTGGATCGGATGCAACTCCAGTTTCAACCCCTTTTTATCGGCCAGTGGTCTGACTTCGCACAAAATCTCATCGATCAGGCTCGACAGATCAAAATTCAGACTCTGAAACCGGTACTCCCCCGATTCCACCCTGACCAGTTCGAGAATTTCGTTGATCAACTCCAGCAGGGATCGTCCGGCCTTGAGAACCATCTCAACCATGGATCTGTCTTCATCCGACTGCAGCGAGAAGACCAGGAGATCCGAAAAACCGATGATGGTGTTCAGGGGCGTGCGCATCTCATGACTGATGATGGAGAGAAACTCATCCTTGGCACGAATACCGGCCTCGGCAGACTCCTTTGCCAGGTTGAGCTCATGGGTGCGCTCACCGATCAGAGAACCGAGATTCGCCAAGTGTTGCTTGAGCAGGTATCCACTCCTGGTGCCCTCGATGAGGATGTGCAAACGCTGCTTCAAGGCAGTCCAGTGGATAGGTTTGTGGATATAATCCTGTGCGCCGGCTGCGAAAGCCTGCTCAATGGAGGCATGATCGTCCAGGAAGATCATCATGACCACGGGCACTCTTTTGCCCAGGGGAGATGCCTTGATGCGCCTGCACGCCTCGAACCCATCCATGGTCGGCATCTGCGCGTCAAGCAGGAGAAGGTCGAAAGGGCGTTCCAGGCACATCTCCACTGCCTGCCTGCCATCGGCCACCGAGACCACCTGATAGCCCCATTGGCCCAGATGAGCGTTCACCATCTCCCGCAATGCGAACTCCACGTTGCAGACAAGTATGGAGGGCGATTTGGATCCATCTGCCGTCCGAAGACCTTCCTTGCTGGTTGCCGGATTCACATCGACCATACCGTCAGGTTCACCTTTTCGGGGCGGCGTGCAACATGAAACCATCCTGTCTGTCACCATGCATCCCTGAGCCTGTCGTTGCCGGGTTGTCTGCACCGGAGAGCCCCCATCCGGCCAAAAGCCTATTGGATATTTTTCACGCTGCATTGACAAGGGTAAATGGCCAAAATGTGGTACAAACCACCCTTCCCTCGCTGATCGGGACCGAGGAACCGGTGAAGCTGGTGGCCATCGGCAAAGCCGCCATGGCTATGACTCGGGGCGCTTTGAACGTTCTGGGGGAGCAAATCAGGGCAGGCCTGGTCATCACCAAAAGTGGCCATGGTGGACTCTTCGACGCTAACCTGCCGATCCGCGTATGGGAGTCCGCTCACCCCGTGCCTGATGCATCCTCTCTGGAGGCTGGCGCCCTGCTCCTGGATTTTCTCCACGCCAGACCAGACTGTATCGGGAACAAAAAGTTCCTTTTCCTGATTTCGGGTGGTGCCTCTTCTCTGGTGGAGTGCTTGCCGGAACAGGTCACGCTGGCCGATTTGCAGCGCGTCAATGCCTGGCTGCTCGGTAGTGGTTTGGAGATCCACCACATGAACCGGATTCGCAAGTGCTTATCCAGGATCAAGGGCGGACGCCTGATGACCCATTT
This window of the Magnetococcales bacterium genome carries:
- a CDS encoding response regulator codes for the protein MVDVNPATSKEGLRTADGSKSPSILVCNVEFALREMVNAHLGQWGYQVVSVADGRQAVEMCLERPFDLLLLDAQMPTMDGFEACRRIKASPLGKRVPVVMMIFLDDHASIEQAFAAGAQDYIHKPIHWTALKQRLHILIEGTRSGYLLKQHLANLGSLIGERTHELNLAKESAEAGIRAKDEFLSIISHEMRTPLNTIIGFSDLLVFSLQSDEDRSMVEMVLKAGRSLLELINEILELVRVESGEYRFQSLNFDLSSLIDEILCEVRPLADKKGLKLELHPIQWDPRTCPREVLGDPKRLRQVLLHLLRNAIKFTDVGSVCLGVRSASTSDLPTLLHFWVRDTGVGIPVDKQQAIFQDFTQLEDYHTRRHEGIGLGLTICKRFIPCMGGRIWVESWEGKGSTFHFTADLGSASR